The following proteins come from a genomic window of Lachnoclostridium phytofermentans ISDg:
- a CDS encoding ISL3 family transposase, whose translation MHNYCINKLLNLKEVKVKNIIHGDSYVKIFIETKASVQTCPCCGRHTKQIHDYRWQSIKDLPFQLKHCYLVLKKRRYRCSCGKRFSEKYSFLARYQQRSTRLTQYIVNELRDTTSLKSVANKANVSSATIVRILDTIHYTCPSLKDAISIDEYKGNAETGKYQCIIVNPKQRSIMDILPDRTQPHLSAYFRNINRSERYRVKYFVCDMWQPYVDLAHSYFPNAQVIIDKYHFIRQVTWAIENVRKRLQKTMPTSLRKYYKRSHKLILTRYHKLEDEYKKACDLMLYYNDDLRKAHMLKEWFYDICQSTKYSFQRTQFYEWIRNAESSGIAEFEKCAATYRHWGKEILNSFKYGITNGPTEGFNNKIKVLKRISYGIRNFERFRTRILHSCN comes from the coding sequence ATGCATAATTATTGTATCAATAAACTACTAAATTTAAAAGAGGTAAAAGTAAAAAATATAATTCATGGGGATTCCTATGTAAAAATCTTTATTGAAACAAAGGCTAGCGTACAAACTTGTCCTTGCTGTGGTCGCCATACCAAGCAAATTCATGATTACCGTTGGCAATCCATCAAGGACTTGCCCTTTCAACTAAAGCATTGTTACCTAGTTTTAAAAAAGCGACGTTATCGATGTTCTTGTGGAAAAAGATTTAGTGAAAAGTATTCTTTCCTTGCTCGTTATCAGCAAAGATCTACTCGCTTAACTCAATACATAGTAAATGAATTAAGAGATACTACTTCACTAAAATCTGTTGCTAATAAAGCCAATGTTTCATCCGCTACTATTGTAAGGATTCTAGACACAATCCATTATACTTGCCCTTCTTTAAAAGACGCGATATCCATTGATGAATATAAAGGCAATGCTGAGACTGGAAAGTATCAATGTATCATCGTTAATCCAAAGCAGCGCTCCATTATGGATATCCTTCCTGACCGCACACAACCTCACTTATCTGCCTATTTTCGGAATATAAACCGTAGCGAGCGATATCGTGTAAAATATTTTGTGTGTGATATGTGGCAGCCATATGTGGATTTAGCCCATAGCTATTTCCCCAATGCACAAGTAATTATTGATAAATATCATTTTATTCGTCAAGTCACCTGGGCAATTGAAAATGTAAGAAAGCGACTTCAAAAAACAATGCCTACTTCTTTAAGAAAATACTATAAACGAAGCCATAAACTGATTTTAACACGCTATCATAAACTAGAAGACGAATACAAAAAAGCATGTGACTTGATGCTTTATTACAATGATGACTTACGAAAAGCGCATATGTTGAAAGAATGGTTTTATGATATTTGTCAAAGTACTAAGTACTCCTTTCAGAGAACACAGTTTTACGAATGGATTCGCAATGCAGAAAGTTCTGGTATAGCAGAGTTTGAAAAATGTGCTGCCACATACCGTCACTGGGGAAAAGAAATATTAAATTCTTTTAAATATGGAATTACAAACGGACCAACAGAAGGTTTTAATAATAAGATAAAAGTTCTTAAACGTATTTCCTATGGTATTCGAAACTTTGAACGTTTCCGTACTCGTATTTTACACTCTTGTAACTAA
- a CDS encoding methyl-accepting chemotaxis protein, with product MRKSIRTKLVSVVLLLSLFSIVTNITNLNSVKKIHDAAYNVDSSNPEAMEAARSELKGIYDTSIQSNYIGIGFMIFLTIAVIVITRKSIITPTKKSTKQLEEILYDFNSGQGDLTKRVTVYTKDEIGHLVSGINTFLETLQGIMGHMVSDSKQLKLSISLVSNSISQVNDNSCDISSTMQQLAASMEEVTATISSMIDSIGILNTDVTTMVDKSVGTMEYIGEMKIRANAMKEDATGKKATTSEMLNKIGDTLREAIENSKKVERIDELTNDILVISNQTNLLALNASIEAARAGEAGKGFAVVADEIRQLADNSRNTATNIQEISGLVRDAVLNLSDSSKLVLDYIQTTVLGDYDKNVVSGIQYDNDASFLHDNITQFMDYIKALNRMIENMSDSFHGIASAVDESAMGVSNAANNASNLVEEMSKISKEIKNNEMISISLNEEANRFVEI from the coding sequence ATGCGTAAAAGTATTCGAACAAAGTTAGTATCGGTTGTATTGCTGTTATCTTTATTTAGTATAGTAACAAATATTACAAATTTGAATTCAGTCAAAAAGATTCATGATGCTGCGTATAATGTGGACAGTAGTAACCCAGAGGCTATGGAAGCTGCTAGGTCGGAACTGAAAGGAATCTATGATACTAGTATACAATCCAATTATATTGGTATTGGGTTTATGATATTTCTCACTATTGCAGTAATTGTAATTACAAGAAAGTCGATCATTACACCAACCAAAAAATCTACTAAGCAACTGGAAGAAATATTATATGATTTTAATTCTGGGCAAGGAGATTTAACAAAAAGAGTTACAGTATATACGAAGGATGAAATTGGGCATTTAGTGTCAGGTATTAATACCTTCCTAGAAACATTACAGGGAATTATGGGTCATATGGTTTCTGATTCTAAGCAGTTAAAATTAAGCATTTCTTTAGTTTCAAACAGTATCAGTCAAGTGAATGATAATTCTTGCGATATTTCATCTACCATGCAGCAATTAGCTGCTAGTATGGAGGAAGTTACGGCAACGATATCTTCCATGATAGATAGTATTGGTATTCTTAATACAGATGTCACCACCATGGTAGATAAGAGTGTAGGAACTATGGAATACATAGGTGAGATGAAGATAAGAGCGAATGCAATGAAGGAAGATGCGACTGGTAAGAAAGCTACAACCAGCGAGATGCTTAATAAAATAGGTGATACCTTACGTGAAGCTATCGAAAATAGTAAGAAGGTGGAACGTATTGATGAGTTAACCAATGATATTTTAGTTATCTCAAATCAAACAAATCTATTAGCATTAAATGCATCGATTGAAGCAGCGCGTGCAGGAGAGGCGGGAAAAGGCTTTGCCGTTGTTGCAGATGAAATTCGTCAGTTAGCAGATAATAGCCGAAATACAGCTACGAATATTCAAGAAATCAGTGGTTTAGTGCGTGATGCTGTATTAAATCTTTCGGATAGTTCAAAACTTGTATTAGATTATATTCAAACTACGGTATTAGGTGATTATGATAAGAATGTAGTTAGTGGAATACAATATGATAACGATGCTTCCTTTTTACATGACAATATCACTCAATTCATGGATTACATAAAAGCGTTAAACCGTATGATAGAAAATATGAGTGATTCCTTTCATGGTATCGCCTCTGCTGTGGATGAAAGTGCAATGGGAGTTTCTAACGCTGCAAATAATGCATCGAATTTGGTGGAAGAGATGTCTAAGATTAGTAAAGAAATAAAGAATAATGAAATGATTTCTATAAGTTTAAATGAAGAAGCAAATCGTTTTGTTGAGATATAA
- a CDS encoding nucleotidyltransferase family protein, which produces MEKPVLVIMAAGMGSRYGGLKQIDSVDEQGHIIIDFSIFDAIKAGFKKVIFIIKKEIEEDFKEVIGNRIEKIVEVEYVYQEIAKVPENFTVPESRVKPWGTGHAILCCMDKIQGPFAVINADDFYGREAFVKIYDFLSSIEQINLYSMVGYQLKNTLTEHGSVARGVCNVNEEGFLTKITERTKIEKFPDGAKYYESETDTWEEISFDSTVSMNLWGFQANIMAELKEEFDTFLKTEVANNPEKSEFFLPTVVQHMIESQKVQVKVLHSKDQWFGVTYKEDKEVVLKEIAKLKEQGIYPENLW; this is translated from the coding sequence ATGGAAAAGCCAGTATTAGTAATTATGGCTGCTGGAATGGGAAGCAGATATGGTGGATTAAAGCAAATTGATTCAGTGGATGAGCAGGGACATATTATTATAGATTTCTCAATTTTTGATGCAATCAAAGCAGGATTTAAGAAAGTTATCTTTATTATTAAGAAAGAAATAGAAGAAGACTTTAAAGAAGTGATTGGAAATCGCATTGAAAAGATTGTAGAAGTTGAATATGTTTATCAAGAAATCGCCAAAGTACCAGAGAACTTTACTGTCCCAGAAAGTAGAGTAAAACCATGGGGAACTGGTCATGCAATCTTATGTTGCATGGATAAGATTCAAGGACCATTTGCAGTAATTAACGCAGATGATTTTTATGGTAGAGAAGCTTTTGTAAAAATTTATGATTTCCTAAGTTCTATAGAACAAATTAATCTTTATTCTATGGTGGGATATCAATTAAAAAATACATTGACAGAACATGGCTCTGTTGCAAGAGGGGTATGTAATGTGAATGAGGAAGGTTTCTTAACTAAGATTACGGAGAGAACAAAGATTGAAAAATTCCCTGACGGTGCTAAGTATTATGAGAGTGAAACAGATACTTGGGAAGAAATATCATTTGACAGTACGGTCTCTATGAATCTATGGGGATTTCAAGCAAATATTATGGCGGAACTAAAAGAAGAGTTTGATACTTTCTTGAAGACAGAGGTTGCTAATAACCCAGAGAAAAGTGAGTTTTTCTTACCAACCGTTGTTCAGCATATGATTGAAAGTCAGAAGGTGCAGGTAAAGGTATTACATTCTAAGGATCAATGGTTTGGTGTTACGTATAAAGAAGATAAAGAAGTCGTACTAAAAGAGATAGCAAAGTTAAAAGAACAAGGAATTTACCCGGAAAATCTATGGTAA
- a CDS encoding adaptor protein MecA, with the protein MEFKRIDDETVRCIINEDDMKEYNIEIDDFLKNKGKIQEFLHKIVEMAVDEVGYNPKNGLLAMQVMPLPRNRLAITFSEKGAEGMEDILHQINDALGGDGELTPESMMSRYEDLSSIEKIEAFDKFIRNLIQDVTDEYEEQQYKKNKDENKSKEDKKGKQKQTVDSNLQLYTFATLSDVERFCVILPESWAIRSTLFKNEKEQLYYMVLEKGRLSKVNFQFVCDRANEYGKFHSENQARVAYLKEHALCLIDKKAIKVMKNIANG; encoded by the coding sequence ATGGAATTCAAGAGAATAGATGATGAAACGGTTCGTTGCATTATTAATGAAGACGATATGAAGGAATACAATATAGAAATCGACGATTTCCTTAAGAATAAAGGTAAGATTCAGGAATTTCTACATAAAATCGTAGAAATGGCAGTGGATGAGGTCGGATACAATCCTAAAAATGGATTATTAGCGATGCAGGTTATGCCATTACCAAGGAATCGTCTGGCAATTACTTTTTCTGAAAAGGGTGCTGAAGGGATGGAAGATATCCTACATCAGATTAACGATGCATTGGGTGGCGATGGTGAACTTACTCCAGAAAGTATGATGAGTCGGTATGAAGACCTATCCAGTATAGAAAAAATAGAAGCCTTTGATAAATTTATCCGAAATCTGATCCAAGATGTAACAGATGAGTACGAGGAGCAACAGTATAAAAAAAATAAGGATGAGAATAAAAGCAAAGAGGATAAAAAAGGTAAGCAAAAGCAAACAGTGGATTCAAACTTACAATTGTATACATTTGCGACACTTTCCGATGTGGAAAGATTTTGTGTGATATTACCTGAATCTTGGGCAATCCGAAGTACTCTTTTCAAGAATGAGAAGGAACAACTATACTATATGGTATTAGAAAAGGGTAGACTATCCAAAGTTAATTTCCAATTTGTCTGTGACAGGGCTAATGAATATGGAAAATTTCATTCAGAGAACCAGGCCAGAGTGGCTTACCTTAAGGAACATGCATTGTGTCTTATTGATAAAAAGGCAATAAAAGTAATGAAAAATATAGCGAATGGCTAA
- the srtB gene encoding class B sortase, producing the protein MGYKISARQKIDKIKATKFNSNQNMNDSKDNSIHNNKKLQLNKILHILSFIILMIGTYLLIDLLWISPMKSNNAMKKIQQIYEKSTPIPEDTIAPSIPKAIDDQVSSGKTSEIIPIEKFKQLLELNPDIKGWIQIEGTNINYPVLQSSKEEPEYYLTRNINKEEDRLGSLFLDTNTEIETPTQCLLIHGHNMTSTGNMFHELMKFNDMDFLINSPIIQFDTLYDVSLWKIFAVFKTNGSSAKEELFDYQRGSFEDSSDFLNFVYQIKVRSIYNIPVEISKEDQLLLLSTCSYELPNYRTVIVARKLRPGESKELSRESVTKNKTPLYPDSWYQQYGGIPPAITNFEEAQKNHDINWYQDFTNGTR; encoded by the coding sequence ATGGGTTATAAAATTTCAGCAAGACAAAAAATAGATAAAATAAAAGCTACAAAATTTAATTCAAATCAGAATATGAACGACTCAAAAGATAATTCAATACATAACAATAAAAAATTGCAGCTTAATAAAATCCTCCATATACTCTCTTTTATTATATTAATGATAGGTACTTATCTACTGATTGACCTTCTATGGATTAGTCCTATGAAATCAAACAATGCAATGAAAAAGATCCAGCAGATATATGAAAAAAGCACTCCTATCCCTGAAGATACTATAGCCCCCTCAATTCCGAAGGCAATTGATGATCAAGTGTCATCAGGAAAAACATCCGAAATAATACCTATAGAAAAATTCAAACAACTATTAGAACTTAATCCTGACATTAAAGGTTGGATTCAAATAGAAGGAACCAATATCAACTATCCAGTACTACAATCCAGTAAGGAGGAACCAGAATATTACTTGACGAGGAATATCAATAAGGAGGAGGACCGATTAGGTAGTCTTTTTTTAGATACAAATACAGAGATTGAGACACCAACGCAATGTTTATTAATCCATGGTCATAATATGACAAGTACTGGTAATATGTTTCACGAATTGATGAAATTTAACGATATGGACTTTTTGATTAATTCTCCAATTATTCAATTTGATACACTATATGACGTAAGCTTATGGAAAATTTTTGCTGTTTTTAAAACAAACGGTTCCTCAGCAAAAGAAGAACTCTTTGATTATCAACGTGGAAGCTTTGAAGATTCCTCAGATTTCTTAAATTTTGTTTATCAGATAAAAGTTCGTTCCATTTATAATATACCTGTAGAAATTTCCAAGGAAGATCAACTGCTATTATTATCAACCTGCTCTTATGAGCTTCCTAATTATCGCACTGTTATCGTAGCTAGAAAATTGAGGCCAGGAGAGTCCAAAGAACTATCGAGGGAATCCGTAACGAAAAATAAGACTCCTCTTTATCCAGATAGCTGGTATCAACAATACGGTGGAATTCCTCCAGCTATTACTAATTTTGAAGAAGCACAAAAGAATCATGATATTAATTGGTATCAAGACTTTACGAATGGCACAAGATAA
- a CDS encoding phosphotransferase enzyme family protein, whose translation MAREIKNELIENAIAQFQVEGTVESYERYGNGHINDTFVVAYEKDGKIKRFILQRINHSIFKEPEKLMFNIAQVTSFLKDEVRKLGGDELREVLTIINTKNGKPFYLDTEGSYWRMYLFIEDATSFEQVSKPEDFYQSAVAFGRFQKLLSAFDATSLYEVIPNFHNTPLRYEAFLKAVNEDKCNRAKDVKEEIEFFIKRKEDMEYCKKCLDEGKLPLRVTHNDTKLNNVMIDNKSGNGLCVIDLDTVMPGLSIFDFGDSIRFGANTATEDEKDLSKVSLDLDLFELYVKGYLTGCEGSLTDTEISMLPHGAKTMTLECGMRFLMDYLEGDVYFRIHREEHNLDRCHTQMALVLDMERKWDDMKEKVSKYR comes from the coding sequence ATGGCAAGAGAAATAAAAAATGAGTTAATAGAAAATGCGATTGCTCAGTTTCAAGTAGAAGGAACAGTTGAGAGTTATGAGAGATACGGAAATGGCCATATTAACGATACATTTGTTGTAGCTTATGAAAAGGATGGAAAGATAAAAAGATTCATATTACAGCGTATCAATCATAGTATCTTTAAAGAGCCGGAGAAATTAATGTTTAATATTGCTCAGGTAACTTCATTTTTAAAAGATGAGGTAAGAAAACTTGGTGGGGATGAATTACGAGAAGTATTGACGATAATCAATACGAAGAATGGTAAACCCTTCTATTTAGATACCGAAGGCTCTTACTGGAGAATGTATCTTTTTATAGAAGATGCTACCTCCTTTGAACAAGTTAGTAAACCAGAGGACTTTTATCAAAGTGCAGTTGCATTCGGAAGATTTCAGAAACTATTATCCGCCTTTGATGCAACCAGCTTATATGAGGTAATACCAAACTTTCATAATACACCTTTACGTTATGAAGCATTTTTAAAAGCTGTGAATGAAGATAAATGCAACCGCGCTAAAGATGTAAAGGAAGAAATTGAGTTTTTTATCAAGAGAAAAGAAGATATGGAGTACTGTAAAAAATGCTTAGATGAAGGAAAACTTCCACTCCGTGTTACACACAATGATACAAAACTTAATAATGTAATGATAGATAATAAGTCAGGGAATGGTTTATGTGTCATTGACTTAGACACTGTAATGCCAGGTTTATCTATCTTTGATTTTGGTGATTCTATCCGTTTTGGTGCAAACACTGCAACAGAGGATGAAAAGGATTTATCGAAAGTGAGTTTGGATTTAGATTTATTTGAACTATATGTAAAGGGTTATTTGACAGGTTGTGAAGGCAGTCTGACTGATACCGAAATCTCTATGCTACCTCATGGAGCAAAAACGATGACATTAGAGTGCGGAATGCGTTTCCTAATGGATTATTTAGAAGGAGATGTTTACTTTAGAATTCATCGAGAGGAACATAACCTTGACCGTTGCCATACACAAATGGCACTTGTTCTAGATATGGAACGTAAATGGGATGATATGAAAGAAAAAGTTTCTAAGTATCGTTAA
- a CDS encoding LacI family DNA-binding transcriptional regulator, with the protein MSTIREVAKLANVSIATVSRVLNNDTKYKMTEETKNRVLDAVTQLNYIPITTPRKKMTVTNSNICKDAKIGCILRVTKKGYNDPYYMSILAGVETQLREVGIELSFIKSAPILQDKSHLASTFSDSLDGLILMEPLNEDIYHYIKKRVPHVVGIDTLRDDIDDVGYDHLENGILATQHLIEKGHKEIGFIGGSGESQDIKDSKRYQGYVIAMHKAGLPIQKKWIIDCGWNEDECVAKVDALCKSNHYPTAFFAASDLMAMAAMKSFYTNGISVPKRVAVIGMSDIEMSQYSNPPLTTYHVPKEEIGRVATNLLLARIQGYETLPQKIILPTTFVERSST; encoded by the coding sequence ATGAGTACCATACGAGAAGTTGCAAAATTAGCGAATGTCTCTATCGCTACTGTTTCTCGCGTTTTAAATAATGATACTAAATATAAGATGACCGAAGAAACCAAGAATCGTGTACTTGATGCAGTAACTCAATTAAATTACATCCCTATTACGACCCCGCGAAAAAAAATGACAGTTACGAATTCAAACATTTGTAAAGACGCAAAAATAGGTTGTATTTTAAGAGTAACGAAGAAGGGCTATAACGATCCTTACTATATGTCAATCCTTGCCGGAGTAGAAACACAATTAAGAGAAGTTGGAATTGAACTGTCCTTTATCAAGTCAGCGCCAATTCTTCAGGACAAAAGCCATTTAGCTTCAACCTTTAGTGATTCTTTGGATGGGTTAATTTTGATGGAGCCATTAAACGAAGACATCTATCACTACATTAAAAAACGTGTGCCTCATGTCGTGGGTATTGATACTTTACGTGATGATATTGATGATGTTGGTTATGATCATTTAGAAAATGGTATCCTTGCGACACAGCATCTCATTGAAAAAGGGCATAAAGAAATTGGATTTATCGGTGGAAGTGGAGAGTCCCAAGATATCAAAGACAGTAAACGTTATCAAGGTTATGTCATAGCAATGCATAAAGCAGGCTTACCGATTCAGAAAAAATGGATCATAGATTGTGGCTGGAACGAAGATGAATGTGTAGCAAAAGTAGATGCCTTATGTAAAAGTAATCACTATCCTACTGCTTTTTTTGCAGCCAGCGATTTGATGGCTATGGCTGCAATGAAGAGTTTTTATACCAATGGTATCTCCGTACCTAAGAGAGTTGCAGTCATTGGAATGTCAGATATTGAAATGTCTCAGTACTCAAATCCTCCACTTACCACCTACCACGTTCCAAAAGAAGAAATTGGTAGGGTTGCAACCAATCTGTTACTTGCAAGAATTCAAGGTTATGAAACACTGCCACAGAAAATCATTCTACCTACTACTTTCGTTGAAAGAAGTTCAACCTGA